TTGAGTCCGATGGATGATGTGAAAACTCATGAAAGCGATTATTACACTTTTGGAGTAACCAATCAGATAGGATTACATAACGCGAACGACTTGAGGGAAATTAAATTTCCAGGGAAGCGGGAATACGCTAGACCCTTCTTTTTGAATGTTGGACTCCTTATGTATGATAGTAGGAGGATACTTGATGTAGATATCGATCCAAGTTTTGAGAGTGTGCCCGAAGATTGGGACGAGCTATTCAGAAGGATTTTAATTCTTCGGGAATATGACCCTAGCATTAAAGGCTTTGTATTTCAGGGGAAAAACTATGAAGGGTTTTTGTGTAGCTTCATTGAAATGTTGTGGGCTCACGGAGGTTCGATAGTAATCGATTCTAGAAAAGGGATACCACAGATAAACAATCCGCGGTCTCAGATATTCGAAACGCTGCAATGGTATCAGAACGCAATTCGCTTGGGCGTTATCCCACCAGAGGTATTTAAGGGAGGGAAAGATGGCGAGGGTCTGACGGAGACGACGAGTCAGGATTTATTTTTTGAGGGGAACACCCTTGTTCATCGCAATTGGCCCAGAACTCTTGATCGAATCCATTCTCGGCCTGAAAATGGCGAGATGCGGACACGAGTTCGAGTATTTCCGAGACCGATTGGGCGTAGACATGTAGACCCGGGAATACCTAAGGCAGCATTGGGAGGTTGGGCTTATGCGATAACCACCTTCGCTGAGGAGCAAGGGCGTGCAGTGGAGGCAATGCGAGTTATCGAGGCCTTTACTAGTAAAAGGTGGTTCGATGCGATGGTCAGGTCTCAACAGCTTACCCCTGAAGACGATGTGTATTCAATTCGCGTTCCGGCAAATGAGGATGTTGTGAGAAGGCGTGCAGCTGATAACCACGCAATTAATATTTCATACAGATATCTTGAAAATAGATATTATGCGTCTAGACCAATTGTTCAGAACTACACTGAATTCTCTAGTCAATTCACTAGTGCTATCCACGGCTTGATGCTGCGGTTTATAGAGCAAAAATTTAAGAATGAATCAGTGAGCGATGAAGAGATATGGGATGTTCTGAATTCATGTCAGTCGAGAATCAATAGGCTTTATTAATGTAGTGTTGAGGATGTCTCATTTGTTGTTAAAGCTCAGAGGTAACCCTGTTCATTTAGTTTGTTAGATTTATCATTGTGGTGATTAGTCAATTCCAGGTAAGCGTCCGTTAGAGCATGTTCGTGAAGGGGGTGCTCTAACGGACGCTTACGAATTGCTGTGCTATTCCGACTGGGAAAGCTGGATCTGATTCCATGAAGATCCGCGAAGAACCGAAAATTAAGTCATTAAAGAGCAACAGCTCAGGGCCGTTTTCGACTCGAATTTGTTCGGGAAGCTTGCCCATCTTTTATTAATTTAATAATTGAGCTTGGCCATCCTATTAATCCTGTAATTCCAATAGCAAGAAAGGGTAATCCTACCCAATAAAAGACATTTCTAATCTTAAATGTTTCTGAAAAATTCCTCTTATTTTCAGTGTTAATGAATGAATTAATTTTTGTAATCATTTCTATTTTAAGTTTTTTGTCTAGATTGCTACTCCCACTTGTTAATGATTTTTTTTTCTTTATCGCTAACAAAGACAACGGTTGAATGTGATGAGTAGCGTCCGTCTTGCAGGACAGTTTTCGAGCCCATTTCAGCTTTTTTCACCTTTTCTATTCTGTGGGGAAACTTTAAAAGACCCCAGAAGTGCCCCTGCGTATAATCAAATGTAGCTAATCCTTCATGGTTTTTTTCACCTAGCACTTCAATAGTTTGATGCCCTACAAAAACAAAACTACCTCCAAATCCAGAGAAGAATAATATAACAAAAAAAGGCTTCACTAAAGCATCTACGATAAATTTTTTCATAGCATTAATGTTATGACAATGAATCGTCCTGATAACTCTGAAGATTCGTGTTTATTGAGGTGATGAGATGTAAGGGTTTGGACACCATGAGTTTGATTGTTTGCCTCACACGCGCCGATAGGGCGTTTGTAAAAGTACTTCAGTGTATTGTGGCAAGGAAAAGTAGAGCACACGGCACAGTTTCTGGGAGGCGCGCTGACGCCTTCTTTCATCGGCATAAATATCCTCCGACTTTATCCGGCTAATTTACGCTAATAATTTTCTCTTTGGGTCTTGGCTTGTAGTTGGTTTTGGGGTGTAGGGAGCCAAGCTGAAGGGAGTGCATTTTAACCGCGGGGTAATAATGTACAACGGTCTTAAAGTTTATCTTAGACTTGGGATGCGTAAAAAACAACGGATCAAGAGTAAGCGTACCTTAGAGCACCTCATTGACTAGCAGATCTCGGTCTCGTTTTTATTTGGAATGTCACGTTATTCTCCCCTTCCCATTATCGACTCGAAACTGGACGCCGGAAGAAAGGGAGGTATATTCTTCGTTTCTCATGTATCCAGAGTCACTCAACATTGAGCACGCTGAAGCTGCGGAGTATGCGCGTGGACTTCGGGCGGACTTTCCTATTCTCGCTACTGAAGTGCGTGGCAAGCCGTTGGTGTTTTTTGATAGTGCTGCGTCGTCGCAGAAGGTGCAGGTCGCTCTTGACGCTGAGCGGAAGCTATTGACGGAGAGCTATGCGAATATCCACAGAGGTGTGTATGCCTTGAGCGAGCAGGCGACAGCTGCTTATGAGGACGCGCGTTTCACGATTGCGGAGTATTTGGATGCCGCTCGATCTGAGGAGGTAGTATTCACCCGTGGGACCACAGAAAGCATCAATTTGGTGGCCAACTCTTTCGGGGGAGCTTACCTCAATCCGGGGGATGCTGTGTTGGTCTCTGAGCTGGAGCACCACGCCAATATCGTCCCCTGGCAAATGCTCGCTGAGGAATTGGGTCTAGAGATTCTGCGTATCCCAGTGACAGAATCGGGTGAATGGGACCTCAGCACACTGGATGAGCTGCTGGACCAGCAGGTGGCGATGATCTCGGTGAGCCATGTGTCTAATTCTTTGGGGACGATCAATCCCGTCGAGACCGTGATTGCTGCTGCTAAGAGCCGCGACATCCCTGTGCTGCTCGATGGGGCTCAGGCGATCCCACACTTTAAGCCGGATGTCCAAAGTCTCGACTGTGATTTCTACGTGTTCTCTGGCCACAAGCTTTTCGGGCCCACCGGTATCGGTGTGCTTTATGGTAAGTATGCGCGTCTCGAGGCGATGCCGCCTTATCAAGGCGGTGGCGACATGATTGATAAGGTGTCGTTCGATGGCACCACGTTCGCCAAGCCGCCTGCTCGTTTTGAGGCGGGGACGCCGCATATTAGCGGAGCTGTGGGCTTGGCCGCAGCGGTGCGGTATGTCAGTGTGCTCGATGCTCAGTTGCTCCATGAGCACGAGCAGGGCATGATGCGATATCTGGAAGCGGGTCTCAGAGAAATCGAAGGGCTCCGGATCTACGGTGAGGCCGCGGATAAGGTCTCTGTCACGTCTTTCGTTTTAGACGAGGTACACCCTCATGATATGGCAACATTTTTGGACTCTGACGGAATCTGTATCCGAGCGGGGCATCATTGCTGTCAGCCGCTCATGTCACACTATGGCATCGCGGGAACGGCGCGCGCCTCTTTGGCGTTTTATAACACTTTCGAGGAGGTCGATGCGTTTTTGGCAGCCATCCATAAAATAAAGAAATTTTTCGGCTGATGAGCGGTGACGACTCTCTCATCGAGATGTATCAGGACATTATCCTGAAGCATAACAAAACGCCACAGCGTAAGCACCCGCCCGAGGCTGGCTGGCTGGTGGTCGATGGCCGCAATACGACATGCGGCGACGAGGTGGTGCTGGGCTTGTCGGTTTCTGATGAAGGGGTAGTGGAGGATGGCTGTTTTGATGGGGCCAGCTGCGCTATCTGCACCGCTTCTGCATCGATGATGGTCGAGGATGTGATCGGTCGTACCATCGACGAAGTCCGTGAGCGGAGCCAAAATATTCAAGATAGCCTGACAGGTGAGACACAGATCGATAGCAGCGAAGGCGATCTAGCCGCTCTGAATGGAGTGCGTCGCTTTCCAGTTCGCTTGAAGTGTGCCTCTTTGCCGTGGGAGGTCTTGGACAAGGCCCTGGTGCAGTCATGATGAAATCGTTTGTGGCAGCCGAGCGCCCGTTCGCGGCAATGGAAAATCCGTTCGAGGAGTCGCAGTTTAGTACGGTCGAAACGCTTGAACCGGTCTGGCAAGTGATCGTAATGGATGATCCGGTCAACCTGATGAACTACGTCGTGCTGGTCTTTGAGACGGTGTTTGGCTACCAGCGAGAGAAGGCGACTAAGCACATGCTGGAGGTCCACGAACAGGGGCGCAGTGTTCTCTGGGTTGGCGAATTTGAAAAGGCGGAGGCCTATGTGTTCAGTCTGCAAAATTGGCAGCTGTCTGCGGTTTTAGAAAGGGTGGGCGACTGATTATGCCGCGCTTGCGTTTTCATATGGACCCGTCTTTTTGCAATTTCTTCAAGGAGGCATTGGGCTCGATCATCGATGCCGTGGGTGGCGAGCTGATTCCCGGGAGATATCAGCCACAGGATACGCTGGATGCGGAGATCTGGGAGGACGGGATTCAGGAGTATAACCATGATATTTCTGAGGCCTTAAAGGACTTTGTTGCCAGCAAGGAGTTCGGATTCAGCGAGATGAAGCTTTCTGACGAAGAACTTACCTTGGTGGTTCAGGCATGTTCCTACTTTCGGCTGCGTATACGCAGTGCTTTGTTAGGATGCTTCAAAGATGAACAACTGGAAGCGGGTAGTATTGATCTAGAAAACCTTAGTCCAGCAGTGCGCGATGCTTATATCGTTTACATGGGCCTGGCGTCCATTCAGTCCGAAATTGTAGATACCCTTCTTTGACGCGCTGCTTCAAACAGGGTGACGACGCTGGCAGCGTTCACGTTGAGAGAGTCCGCGTTGCCATGCATTGGAATAACGGTTCGGGTATCTGCATGTTCGAGCCAGTATGTGGATAGGCCGGTAGCTTCGGCTCCAACGGCAATGGCTGAGGGTCCGCTAAAATCGATATCCCAAAGTGTTTTTGTGCCATCGGGTGTGGTGGCATGAACAATGACGCCACAGCTATGCATGAAGCGTAGAATTTCTTCGGGGTCTGCGATGAAGACAGGCACGGCGAAGACGAGCCCCTGCGATGAGCGGATTACATTTGGATTAAAAATATCCGTCCGCAGATCGGAGCAGAAGAGGGCGTCGACTCCTGCCGCATCTGCTGAGCGAAGGATAGCTCCGAGATTGCCTGGCTTTTCCACACCATCGACAATCATGAAGAGGGGATTGGGCGGTGGCTCGATCTCGTCGAGGTCAAATCCATACAGGTCGGCTTCACCGATCAATCCATCGGGTCCCTCGCGATATGAGAGTTTGGAGAAGGCCTCGGGGGAGAGTTTTACCAAGGATACGTCCTCCTGCTCACCGGCAAGTGAAACGAATTCTTCATGTTCTGAAGATTTGAAACACTCAGGGCAAAAATACAAGGTATCGACTTCGACGCCGCCGCACACAGCATGAGATAATTCTCGCAAACCTTCGATCAAGAAGCGTTCGGTTTCCTCGCGTCTCTTGCGCTGCCAGAGCTTGCTAAGGGCTTTTATGCGTTGATTGGCGGGAGATTGGATAAAGAGCGTTTCCATTTTTGAGATGGCGCAGTTGCCATTGGGCAGTAGACAAGCTCTTTATGCCGCAACCCA
Above is a genomic segment from Opitutales bacterium containing:
- the sufS gene encoding SufS family cysteine desulfurase translates to MYPESLNIEHAEAAEYARGLRADFPILATEVRGKPLVFFDSAASSQKVQVALDAERKLLTESYANIHRGVYALSEQATAAYEDARFTIAEYLDAARSEEVVFTRGTTESINLVANSFGGAYLNPGDAVLVSELEHHANIVPWQMLAEELGLEILRIPVTESGEWDLSTLDELLDQQVAMISVSHVSNSLGTINPVETVIAAAKSRDIPVLLDGAQAIPHFKPDVQSLDCDFYVFSGHKLFGPTGIGVLYGKYARLEAMPPYQGGGDMIDKVSFDGTTFAKPPARFEAGTPHISGAVGLAAAVRYVSVLDAQLLHEHEQGMMRYLEAGLREIEGLRIYGEAADKVSVTSFVLDEVHPHDMATFLDSDGICIRAGHHCCQPLMSHYGIAGTARASLAFYNTFEEVDAFLAAIHKIKKFFG
- a CDS encoding SUF system NifU family Fe-S cluster assembly protein, which produces MSGDDSLIEMYQDIILKHNKTPQRKHPPEAGWLVVDGRNTTCGDEVVLGLSVSDEGVVEDGCFDGASCAICTASASMMVEDVIGRTIDEVRERSQNIQDSLTGETQIDSSEGDLAALNGVRRFPVRLKCASLPWEVLDKALVQS
- a CDS encoding ATP-dependent Clp protease adaptor ClpS, which translates into the protein MENPFEESQFSTVETLEPVWQVIVMDDPVNLMNYVVLVFETVFGYQREKATKHMLEVHEQGRSVLWVGEFEKAEAYVFSLQNWQLSAVLERVGD
- a CDS encoding RNA methyltransferase; protein product: METLFIQSPANQRIKALSKLWQRKRREETERFLIEGLRELSHAVCGGVEVDTLYFCPECFKSSEHEEFVSLAGEQEDVSLVKLSPEAFSKLSYREGPDGLIGEADLYGFDLDEIEPPPNPLFMIVDGVEKPGNLGAILRSADAAGVDALFCSDLRTDIFNPNVIRSSQGLVFAVPVFIADPEEILRFMHSCGVIVHATTPDGTKTLWDIDFSGPSAIAVGAEATGLSTYWLEHADTRTVIPMHGNADSLNVNAASVVTLFEAARQRRVSTISD